From Candidatus Vondammii sp. HM_W22, one genomic window encodes:
- the ligA gene encoding NAD-dependent DNA ligase LigA: MSIPSSASHRAVRLRDELNRHNYQYYVLDDPLVPDSGYDRIMRELQALEAEHPELITIDSPSQRVGAQPLDLFDEVEHKVPMLSLDNAFSDQEMNDFDHRVRDRLESDENIQYVAEPKLDGLAISLRYEKGVLVQAATRGDGARGENVTQNVRTIPSVPLCLMNGDWPQVLEVRGEIYMPKSGFDRLNEAARKQGEKGFANPRNAAAGSLRQLDSRITAKRPLAMFCYGFGEIDGGHLAETHSDSIKRLADWGLQISPELRVLKGINSCLAYYQQIAGRRDGLDYHIDGVVFKVDHFDQQQALGFVSRAPRWAIAQKFPAQEELTRLLAIDVQVGRTGALTPVARLEPVSVAGVTVTNATLHNEDETRRKDIRIGDTVIVRRAGDVIPQVVRVLTERRPADAEVFHMPDRCPECGSEVIRDEDGATIRCSVGLFCPAQRKEAIKHFASRRAMDIEGLGGKLVEQLVERGWVETPADLYGLKRAALASMERMGDKLADNLMQALERSKSTTLARFLFSLGIREVGEATAHSLARQYGNLERLEQADSEALIEVQDVGPIVADHIVTFFRQAHNREVIQALLDAGVNWIPVEPPDESTQPLAGKTMVLTGTLSRPRAQIKEELQALGAKVAGSVSKETDFLVAGEEGSSKLTKAEKLGVAVLDDAGLADLLAGDILATNEDE, translated from the coding sequence ATGAGCATCCCTTCGTCAGCTTCGCATCGTGCAGTCCGACTGCGCGATGAGCTCAATCGGCACAATTACCAGTACTATGTGCTGGATGACCCTCTGGTTCCCGATAGTGGATATGATCGCATTATGCGTGAGCTGCAGGCGCTGGAGGCTGAGCACCCAGAGCTGATAACCATAGACTCTCCTTCTCAACGGGTGGGGGCGCAGCCGCTGGATCTGTTTGATGAAGTTGAGCACAAAGTCCCGATGCTCTCTCTTGATAACGCCTTTTCCGATCAGGAGATGAACGACTTTGACCATCGGGTACGTGATCGGCTGGAGAGTGATGAAAACATTCAGTATGTGGCCGAGCCAAAACTGGATGGATTGGCGATCAGTCTGAGATATGAAAAAGGTGTGCTGGTTCAAGCAGCGACCCGTGGGGATGGTGCTCGGGGCGAGAATGTGACACAGAATGTCCGTACCATTCCCTCGGTACCCTTGTGTCTCATGAATGGCGACTGGCCCCAGGTACTGGAAGTCCGCGGTGAGATCTACATGCCTAAGAGTGGTTTTGACCGGCTCAATGAAGCGGCCCGCAAGCAGGGAGAGAAAGGGTTCGCCAATCCACGCAATGCCGCGGCTGGTAGTCTGCGGCAACTCGACTCAAGAATTACAGCGAAGCGCCCACTTGCCATGTTCTGTTACGGCTTTGGTGAGATCGACGGCGGGCATCTGGCAGAAACTCACAGCGACAGCATAAAACGACTGGCCGATTGGGGGCTGCAGATCTCCCCTGAGCTCAGGGTATTGAAAGGGATAAACTCCTGCTTGGCCTATTATCAGCAGATCGCCGGCCGGCGGGATGGACTTGATTACCATATTGATGGTGTGGTCTTTAAAGTTGACCATTTCGACCAGCAGCAGGCGCTGGGATTTGTCTCACGGGCGCCACGCTGGGCAATCGCCCAGAAGTTTCCTGCTCAGGAGGAGCTGACCCGGTTACTGGCTATCGATGTCCAGGTGGGCCGGACCGGCGCTCTGACGCCAGTGGCAAGGCTGGAGCCGGTCAGTGTTGCGGGCGTGACGGTAACCAATGCCACACTGCATAATGAAGACGAGACCCGGCGTAAGGATATACGCATCGGTGACACGGTGATTGTGAGGAGGGCCGGTGATGTCATTCCTCAGGTGGTTAGAGTGCTGACAGAACGCCGTCCGGCAGATGCTGAAGTGTTTCATATGCCGGATCGCTGCCCTGAATGTGGCTCGGAAGTGATTCGTGATGAAGATGGAGCAACCATCCGTTGCAGCGTAGGGCTGTTTTGTCCGGCACAGCGGAAGGAGGCGATAAAACATTTTGCCTCACGCCGGGCGATGGATATAGAGGGTCTGGGCGGGAAGCTGGTTGAACAATTGGTGGAGCGGGGCTGGGTCGAGACACCAGCTGACCTGTATGGATTGAAACGGGCGGCATTGGCCAGCATGGAGCGCATGGGTGATAAATTAGCAGACAATCTGATGCAGGCACTAGAGCGGAGCAAGTCGACTACCCTGGCACGATTCCTTTTCTCCCTGGGAATCCGCGAAGTGGGTGAAGCCACTGCCCACTCACTGGCGCGACAGTATGGCAATCTTGAGCGCCTGGAGCAGGCCGATAGCGAGGCCTTGATCGAAGTGCAGGATGTGGGTCCCATCGTGGCTGATCATATTGTCACTTTCTTCAGGCAGGCGCATAACCGGGAGGTGATTCAGGCGCTCCTGGATGCCGGTGTAAACTGGATACCGGTTGAACCGCCGGATGAGTCCACCCAGCCACTGGCTGGCAAAACCATGGTGCTCACCGGAACCCTGAGTCGCCCCAGAGCACAGATCAAGGAAGAACTTCAGGCTCTGGGCGCTAAAGTGGCCGGCAGTGTCTCAAAAGAGACCGACTTCCTGGTAGCCGGTGAAGAGGGTAGTTCAAAACTTACGAAGGCAGAAAAACTGGGTGTTGCGGTGCTGGATGACGCCGGGTTGGCTGATCTTTTGGCTGGCGACATACTTGCTACAAATGAAGACGAATAA
- the queF gene encoding preQ(1) synthase, producing the protein MPSQPSKTLETFDNPQPDRDYTIRIQVPEFTCLCPMTGQPDFAELSIEYIADKLCVELKALKMYVWSYRDEGAFHEAVTNKILSDLVEATQPRFMRLTADFNVRGGIFTTVVVEHRAEDWLPPVQVNLP; encoded by the coding sequence ATGCCAAGCCAACCCAGCAAGACCCTGGAGACCTTCGATAACCCACAGCCGGATCGTGATTACACCATCCGAATCCAGGTGCCGGAATTTACCTGCCTCTGTCCCATGACCGGGCAGCCGGATTTTGCCGAGTTGTCGATTGAATATATTGCCGACAAGCTTTGTGTTGAACTGAAGGCCCTGAAGATGTACGTCTGGTCCTACCGTGATGAAGGCGCCTTCCATGAGGCGGTAACCAACAAGATCCTCAGCGATCTGGTGGAAGCCACACAACCGCGTTTCATGCGCCTGACGGCTGACTTCAATGTCCGCGGCGGCATCTTCACCACTGTGGTCGTCGAACATCGGGCGGAAGATTGGCTACCGCCAGTGCAGGTTAATCTTCCCTAA
- a CDS encoding Maf family protein, whose amino-acid sequence MKSHSEKIRLVLASTSPFRKALLEKLGLPFSTATPDIDESAKPEESPQALVSRLAEEKALAVATDFPDSLIIGSDQVACIDGKILGKPENRQSAIEQLQRASGKHVFFYTGLCLHNSASGKRQSLCEPFYVHFRVLEQQQIERYLDAEKPYNCAGSFKSEGLGIALLEYLEGDDPNTLIGLPLIRLVAILAKEGITVP is encoded by the coding sequence ATGAAAAGCCATTCAGAAAAAATCAGGCTGGTTCTAGCTTCTACATCGCCCTTTCGCAAAGCCTTGCTCGAAAAGCTTGGACTCCCTTTCTCAACGGCCACCCCTGATATCGATGAATCGGCAAAACCGGAAGAGTCTCCTCAGGCACTTGTCTCTCGGCTTGCTGAAGAGAAAGCGCTAGCGGTTGCCACAGACTTCCCTGACAGCCTGATAATCGGCTCCGACCAAGTGGCATGCATCGATGGAAAAATTCTTGGGAAGCCAGAAAATCGTCAGAGTGCTATTGAGCAATTGCAGCGTGCATCTGGAAAACACGTCTTTTTTTATACCGGCCTCTGCCTGCACAACAGCGCCTCTGGAAAGCGCCAAAGCTTGTGCGAACCCTTTTACGTCCATTTTAGAGTACTCGAACAACAACAGATAGAACGCTACCTTGATGCGGAAAAACCTTATAACTGCGCAGGAAGTTTTAAATCGGAAGGCTTGGGAATCGCACTACTCGAATATTTGGAGGGAGATGACCCGAATACACTGATTGGCCTACCACTGATCCGGCTCGTCGCCATACTGGCCAAAGAGGGAATCACTGTCCCCTGA
- the rdgC gene encoding recombination-associated protein RdgC produces the protein MWFKNLQLYRLSKSFTLSPEELHDRLLEKEARECGTLEMSVLGWQSPLGRNGSQLTHAAGDCIMVCVRQEDKVIPSAVVREQLEEKVSAIQEAEGRKVRRREQQEIKDELMMDLLPRAFVKSSLTYAYIDTKDGWLIVDAASAKRAEELISLLRETLGTFPLKPLDVAQSPALVMTSWLAGQGPSEDFLIQHECELRDTVEEGGVVRCRHQDLEGDEIRTHLEAGKQVVQLALEWHDHLGFVLSDDLSVKRLKFLDVIQEAAAEAEDAATRFDVDFALMTLELRGFISRLVETFGGLAEED, from the coding sequence ATGTGGTTCAAAAATCTCCAGCTCTATCGCCTGAGTAAGTCTTTTACCCTCTCTCCGGAGGAGTTACATGATCGGCTGCTGGAGAAGGAGGCCCGGGAGTGCGGTACGTTGGAGATGTCCGTACTCGGCTGGCAGTCGCCTCTGGGGCGGAACGGCAGTCAGCTGACCCATGCTGCGGGCGACTGCATCATGGTCTGCGTACGGCAGGAGGATAAGGTGATTCCTTCTGCTGTGGTGCGTGAGCAGCTGGAAGAGAAGGTCAGTGCCATTCAGGAGGCTGAAGGACGCAAGGTCAGGCGGCGTGAGCAGCAGGAGATCAAGGATGAGTTAATGATGGACCTGTTGCCGCGGGCATTTGTCAAATCATCCCTTACTTACGCCTATATCGATACTAAGGATGGCTGGCTGATTGTCGATGCCGCCAGTGCCAAGCGGGCAGAGGAGTTGATCAGTCTGTTGCGTGAGACGCTTGGGACTTTCCCATTGAAACCCCTGGATGTCGCACAGTCGCCAGCCTTGGTGATGACCTCGTGGCTGGCTGGTCAGGGTCCATCCGAGGATTTTCTGATTCAGCATGAGTGTGAGCTGCGGGATACCGTGGAAGAGGGTGGCGTGGTGCGCTGTCGTCATCAGGATTTGGAAGGGGATGAGATAAGAACCCATTTAGAGGCTGGAAAGCAGGTGGTGCAACTTGCTCTGGAGTGGCATGACCACCTGGGTTTTGTTCTTTCGGATGACCTCTCGGTGAAACGTCTGAAATTCCTTGATGTGATTCAGGAAGCGGCGGCTGAGGCAGAGGATGCCGCCACCCGCTTTGATGTGGATTTCGCTTTAATGACTCTGGAGTTGAGAGGTTTCATCTCCCGCCTTGTAGAGACCTTTGGCGGATTGGCTGAAGAGGATTGA
- a CDS encoding Maf family protein yields MKSHSEKIRLVLASTSPFRKALLEKLGLPFSTATPDIDESAKPEESPQALVSRLAEEKALAVATDFPDSLIIGSDQVACIDGKILGKPENRQSAIEQLQRASGKHVTFYTGLCLHNSASGKRQSLCEPFYVHFRVLEQQQIERYLDAEKPYNCAGSFKSEGLGIALLEYLEGDDPNTLIGLPLIRLVAILAKEGITVP; encoded by the coding sequence ATGAAAAGCCATTCAGAAAAAATCAGGCTGGTTCTAGCTTCTACATCGCCCTTTCGCAAAGCCTTGCTCGAAAAGCTTGGACTCCCTTTCTCAACGGCCACCCCTGATATCGATGAATCGGCAAAACCGGAAGAGTCTCCTCAGGCACTTGTCTCTCGGCTTGCTGAAGAGAAAGCGCTAGCGGTTGCCACAGACTTCCCTGACAGCCTGATAATCGGCTCCGACCAAGTGGCATGCATCGATGGAAAAATTCTTGGGAAGCCAGAAAATCGTCAGAGTGCTATTGAGCAATTGCAGCGTGCATCTGGAAAACACGTAACTTTTTATACCGGCCTCTGCCTGCACAACAGCGCCTCTGGAAAGCGCCAAAGCTTGTGCGAACCCTTTTACGTCCATTTTAGAGTACTCGAACAACAACAGATAGAACGCTACCTTGATGCGGAAAAACCTTATAACTGCGCAGGAAGTTTTAAATCGGAAGGCTTGGGAATCGCACTACTCGAATATTTGGAGGGAGATGACCCGAATACACTGATTGGCCTACCACTGATCCGGCTCGTCGCCATACTGGCCAAAGAGGGAATCACTGTCCCCTGA
- a CDS encoding recombinase family protein yields MGEKRVRLQKLAASRDENGKSLTQQPMADTLNTEGIPSLLGKPWSTYSIRHTLKKLDLQSSAKTTRPRRSVSTASPSLAQPEEMVEHKLKQTSPLMQWNYYESIRWVSPLPMDLNGVKPAYPMH; encoded by the coding sequence GTGGGTGAAAAAAGAGTACGATTGCAGAAACTTGCGGCTTCCCGTGACGAGAATGGCAAGAGTCTCACACAGCAGCCGATGGCTGACACGCTGAATACAGAAGGTATTCCTTCGTTGTTGGGTAAACCGTGGAGCACCTATTCTATCCGCCATACCCTGAAAAAACTCGACCTCCAATCTTCGGCTAAAACCACGCGCCCAAGACGGTCCGTTTCAACAGCTTCTCCATCTTTAGCTCAACCTGAGGAGATGGTTGAACACAAGCTCAAACAGACCTCTCCACTGATGCAGTGGAACTATTATGAGTCCATCAGATGGGTGTCACCACTGCCGATGGATCTCAATGGAGTGAAACCGGCGTATCCTATGCACTGA
- the zipA gene encoding cell division protein ZipA, which yields MDANILRLIFFILGVGVILGIYLWDRHKKLNARVHAIKSERNNPPSDESITEIKENEPFQEREVRREPAWNQEDISLPYEEEQEQEPAALDEATSDEIDGELKRLDELVRDEDIGGEPVEPHARGEPASFSFTADDPEGLQDELSNADVPLKILQLNILARSRHFSGDDIMCVTRETELKHGDMDIFHRYDAEGRVIFSMASMVEPGTFDLKQMAQFKSPGLILFGQLPGPQDGLVTFSDMLFTAERITALLDGELQDESHSDLSKQTIEHIRGSILEHRRQLQLARSRR from the coding sequence ATGGATGCCAATATACTTCGTTTGATTTTTTTCATATTGGGTGTGGGAGTGATTCTTGGTATCTATCTATGGGATCGCCATAAAAAGCTCAATGCCCGTGTCCATGCAATCAAGAGTGAACGAAATAATCCTCCCTCTGACGAATCAATCACCGAAATCAAGGAGAATGAGCCTTTCCAGGAGCGGGAAGTGCGGCGTGAGCCTGCCTGGAATCAGGAGGATATTTCACTGCCGTATGAAGAGGAACAGGAGCAGGAACCTGCTGCCCTAGATGAAGCAACGAGTGATGAAATTGACGGAGAGCTGAAACGGCTGGATGAGCTGGTTCGCGATGAAGACATCGGTGGGGAGCCTGTCGAACCTCACGCAAGAGGTGAGCCGGCCTCTTTTTCCTTTACCGCAGATGACCCGGAAGGGTTGCAGGATGAACTGAGCAATGCCGATGTTCCGCTAAAGATTCTCCAGCTGAATATTTTGGCACGCAGCCGGCACTTCAGCGGTGACGACATCATGTGTGTGACAAGAGAGACTGAACTGAAACATGGTGATATGGATATTTTCCATCGTTACGATGCAGAAGGCCGGGTAATTTTCAGCATGGCCAGTATGGTGGAACCGGGTACCTTTGATTTAAAGCAGATGGCGCAGTTCAAATCTCCGGGCTTGATCCTGTTTGGCCAACTCCCCGGTCCTCAGGATGGTTTGGTGACTTTTTCCGATATGCTGTTTACGGCTGAGCGAATTACAGCGCTGCTTGATGGGGAGTTGCAGGATGAGTCCCACAGTGACCTGAGCAAACAGACCATCGAACACATCCGCGGAAGTATATTGGAGCATCGCCGCCAGCTTCAACTGGCACGCAGCAGGCGATGA
- a CDS encoding DUF4870 family protein yields MDQELESAKTVTTIVYGLQAVSLLLGITYVIAVIINYAKRDDVRGIWLESHFRWQIRTFWFSLIWAAVGFATPIIGLGYLILLANTLWIIYRIVKGWLRLIDRKAMYL; encoded by the coding sequence ATGGATCAGGAACTGGAATCTGCCAAGACCGTAACAACCATCGTTTATGGATTGCAGGCGGTCTCTTTGCTGTTGGGAATAACCTACGTCATTGCTGTTATTATCAACTATGCAAAGCGGGACGATGTCAGAGGGATCTGGCTGGAGTCTCACTTTCGCTGGCAGATACGGACATTCTGGTTCAGCCTGATCTGGGCCGCTGTTGGATTCGCGACCCCTATTATTGGCCTTGGATATCTTATTCTGCTGGCCAATACTCTCTGGATTATTTATCGTATCGTCAAAGGCTGGTTGCGACTGATAGACCGGAAGGCCATGTACCTATGA
- the smc gene encoding chromosome segregation protein SMC, whose amino-acid sequence MKRARRICGPFWKRLRAFPNIKSAAEILRNDLRDEIDKQLQHFKRQATTAERYKEYKEKERRLHAELLALRWRVMNEDIQKKERALAELETDQESVVAKQRRLEADIEKDRERHTEANETFNEVQGRYYAVGSEIARLEQAMQFAKESRVQHEHDLHQTEQAWQESTDHRQQDEARLKDLNDNLAEQEPFLEEAREIEQTTIERLTDAEQAMQSWQGEWENFNRQAAEPAQTAQVERTRINHLEGQGQNLQRRLGKMSEELERLNDQQLLEEIAELEGREAEQQELAANQQETLSALAQQIIASRELQTKQSNELDQARAGLQTARGRYSSLEVLQQAALGKQEDITTQWLEAQGLAQAARLAEKIEVESGWQSAVETVLGFHLQAVCTDSLDTLGSSISALESGTLVLFDTTASGGGGGHGLLLEKIKSPWPLDGLLGGVRTAESLEQALSQRTALKQGESIITPDGIWVGPNWLRLTREGDETSGVLEREQEIRELTGNIQALEQQTDELAAGVESGREGIRQSEQGREQGQRQLNDINRALSDLRSTLSGKRTRAEHLKNRDENIRTEMEELRMQMEQDREETEMARERLHTALEQMETLGERRDALVHQRDEFSSRLQEIREETGRRRTQSHEIALRIESMRSSKESLSLNLGRMEGQLSHLSTRREELVQMLEESQAPLLEQADELEKQLALRVLVEGELTKVRKDLEDIDATLRRLEQDRTAAEQRVQQHRSELDQARMQRQEVLIRCKTVEEQLNETDFQRDQLFLELPGDATLEDWQEESERMDARIRRLGPINLAAIDEYQEQSERATYLDAQHADITESLETLENAIRKIDRETRTRFKETFDKVNTGLQEKFPKLFGGGHAYLQLTGEDLLDTGVTVMARPPGKRNSSIHLLSGGEKALTAVALVFAIFELNPAPFCMLDEVDAPLDDANVGRFCELVKSMSDQVQFIFITHNKVTMEMAHQLSGITMHEPGVSRLVSVDVEAAAQLAAM is encoded by the coding sequence TTGAAGCGCGCCCGGAGGATCTGCGGGCCTTTTTGGAAGAGGCTGCGGGCATTTCCAAATATAAAGAGCGCCGCAGAGATACTGAGAAATGACTTAAGAGATGAAATTGATAAACAGCTTCAACATTTTAAACGACAGGCAACAACAGCTGAGCGGTACAAAGAGTACAAAGAGAAAGAGCGACGTCTTCATGCCGAACTGTTGGCTCTGCGCTGGCGGGTTATGAATGAGGATATCCAGAAGAAAGAGCGGGCATTGGCCGAACTGGAGACAGATCAGGAATCCGTGGTCGCCAAACAGCGCCGTCTGGAAGCCGATATAGAGAAGGACAGGGAGCGACACACTGAAGCCAACGAGACCTTTAACGAAGTCCAGGGGCGCTATTACGCAGTGGGTAGTGAAATCGCCCGTCTAGAGCAGGCGATGCAGTTTGCCAAAGAGAGCCGTGTTCAGCATGAACACGACCTGCACCAGACGGAGCAGGCGTGGCAGGAGTCCACGGATCATCGGCAGCAGGACGAGGCGCGTCTGAAAGATCTGAATGACAATCTTGCAGAGCAGGAGCCGTTTCTGGAAGAGGCTCGTGAGATTGAGCAGACTACGATTGAACGACTGACCGACGCTGAACAGGCGATGCAGTCATGGCAGGGCGAGTGGGAAAATTTTAACCGTCAGGCGGCTGAACCGGCGCAAACAGCCCAAGTGGAAAGAACCCGTATCAACCACCTAGAAGGGCAGGGTCAGAATCTGCAGCGGCGGTTGGGGAAAATGAGCGAAGAGCTTGAACGCCTCAATGACCAGCAACTGCTTGAGGAGATTGCTGAATTAGAGGGACGTGAGGCGGAGCAGCAAGAGCTGGCGGCGAATCAACAGGAGACTCTCTCCGCCCTGGCGCAACAGATTATCGCCAGTCGTGAACTGCAGACAAAGCAGAGCAATGAGCTGGACCAGGCCAGGGCCGGACTGCAGACCGCCCGCGGGCGTTACTCCTCTCTGGAGGTGCTGCAGCAGGCAGCCCTGGGAAAGCAGGAAGATATAACAACCCAGTGGCTGGAAGCACAGGGCTTGGCCCAGGCTGCCCGGCTGGCTGAAAAGATCGAAGTGGAGTCGGGCTGGCAAAGTGCCGTGGAGACGGTACTCGGGTTTCACCTGCAGGCGGTATGTACTGACAGTCTCGATACGCTGGGCAGCAGTATCAGCGCACTGGAGAGCGGCACTCTTGTGCTGTTTGATACAACGGCTTCCGGTGGCGGAGGTGGTCATGGGCTGTTGCTTGAAAAGATCAAGTCACCCTGGCCTCTGGATGGACTGTTGGGCGGCGTGCGTACCGCAGAGAGCTTGGAGCAGGCATTGTCTCAACGCACAGCGCTTAAGCAGGGTGAATCGATCATTACCCCTGATGGTATCTGGGTGGGGCCAAACTGGCTTCGCCTGACTCGGGAGGGGGATGAGACCTCGGGTGTACTGGAACGGGAACAGGAGATCCGGGAACTGACAGGTAACATCCAGGCTCTGGAACAGCAGACCGATGAGTTAGCTGCCGGTGTCGAAAGTGGCCGTGAGGGTATCCGGCAGAGTGAACAGGGAAGGGAGCAGGGTCAGCGACAGCTCAACGATATCAATCGTGCGCTTTCAGATCTGCGCTCCACTCTCAGTGGTAAACGCACCCGGGCGGAACATCTGAAAAATCGTGACGAAAATATCCGTACCGAAATGGAAGAGCTGCGGATGCAGATGGAGCAGGATCGCGAAGAGACGGAGATGGCCCGCGAACGGCTGCACACTGCGCTGGAACAGATGGAGACACTGGGTGAGCGGCGGGACGCACTGGTTCATCAGCGTGACGAATTCAGCAGCCGACTGCAGGAGATCCGTGAAGAGACCGGACGGCGGCGCACACAGTCTCATGAAATTGCCCTGCGGATTGAATCCATGCGCAGTTCCAAAGAGTCCCTAAGCCTGAATCTGGGGCGAATGGAGGGGCAGCTTTCGCACCTGTCAACGCGTCGTGAAGAGCTGGTGCAGATGCTGGAAGAGAGCCAGGCACCACTACTGGAACAGGCCGATGAACTTGAGAAACAGCTTGCTCTGAGGGTTTTGGTGGAGGGTGAACTGACCAAGGTCAGGAAGGACCTTGAAGATATCGATGCAACTTTGCGGCGGCTGGAGCAGGATCGCACGGCAGCGGAACAGCGTGTGCAACAACATCGTTCAGAGCTGGATCAGGCCAGGATGCAGCGCCAGGAGGTATTGATCCGCTGTAAAACTGTGGAAGAGCAGCTCAACGAAACCGATTTTCAGCGCGATCAACTGTTTCTGGAGTTACCGGGGGATGCCACTCTCGAAGACTGGCAGGAAGAGTCTGAGCGCATGGACGCACGGATACGCCGCCTCGGCCCGATCAACTTGGCTGCCATTGATGAGTATCAGGAGCAATCAGAGCGGGCCACCTACCTGGATGCCCAGCATGCGGATATCACCGAATCCCTGGAGACACTGGAGAACGCCATCCGCAAAATTGACCGGGAGACCCGCACCCGGTTCAAAGAGACTTTTGATAAGGTCAACACTGGCCTGCAGGAGAAATTCCCCAAACTGTTTGGTGGTGGTCACGCCTATCTGCAGCTGACCGGAGAGGATCTGCTGGATACCGGTGTTACCGTGATGGCGCGTCCTCCCGGCAAGCGCAACTCAAGTATTCATCTGTTATCCGGTGGCGAGAAGGCGTTGACTGCTGTCGCCTTGGTATTTGCAATCTTCGAGCTGAATCCAGCCCCTTTCTGTATGTTGGACGAGGTGGACGCACCGCTGGATGACGCCAATGTGGGTCGATTCTGTGAGCTGGTGAAATCCATGTCTGACCAGGTTCAGTTTATCTTCATCACCCACAACAAAGTCACCATGGAGATGGCCCACCAGCTTTCCGGCATCACCATGCATGAGCCGGGTGTCTCTCGGCTGGTGTCGGTAGATGTTGAAGCGGCGGCGCAACTTGCTGCCATGTAG
- a CDS encoding AAA family ATPase, producing MRLEKIKLAGFKSFVDPTTVLLPSNLIGIVGPNGCGKSNVIDAVRWVMGESSAKMLRGQSMADVIFNGSSSRKPVGTASIELQFDNSDSSAGGQYNQYSHISVKRQISRDGQSSYFMNGVRCRRRDITDLFLGTGLGPRSYSIIEQGMISRLIEARPEDLRAFLEEAAGISKYKERRRDTEK from the coding sequence ATGCGTCTTGAAAAAATAAAACTTGCGGGATTCAAGTCTTTTGTCGATCCGACAACGGTTTTGCTGCCGAGCAATCTGATCGGCATCGTGGGTCCAAATGGCTGTGGCAAATCCAATGTAATCGATGCGGTACGCTGGGTGATGGGTGAGAGCTCGGCAAAAATGCTGCGTGGTCAATCCATGGCCGATGTGATTTTTAATGGGTCCAGCAGCCGAAAACCGGTTGGGACAGCCAGCATTGAACTGCAATTCGATAATAGTGATAGTTCTGCCGGAGGGCAGTACAACCAATACAGCCATATCTCAGTAAAGCGCCAAATCTCCCGGGACGGCCAGTCCAGTTACTTTATGAATGGTGTCCGCTGTCGCCGGCGCGATATCACGGATCTGTTCTTGGGCACCGGACTGGGACCTCGCAGCTATTCGATTATTGAGCAGGGGATGATCTCCCGCCTAATTGAAGCGCGCCCGGAGGATCTGCGGGCCTTTTTGGAAGAGGCTGCGGGCATTTCCAAATATAAAGAGCGCCGCAGAGATACTGAGAAATGA